In Zingiber officinale cultivar Zhangliang chromosome 11B, Zo_v1.1, whole genome shotgun sequence, a single window of DNA contains:
- the LOC122033881 gene encoding uncharacterized protein LOC122033881: MAFEELKAYLSSLPVLAKPTAGESLRIYLSSTEHAVGSALVRQNGKEQPVYFLSHILKDAESRYTSLEKFVFALVLAARRLRPYFLAHTIDVMTNSPLGRVLLNPKVSGRLIKWTTELSEFGIQYHPRTAVKTQSLADFVTKVQNPEPNSIWKVYMDGSSTWQGSGIGILLISPQEERVQLSVRLEYWATNNEAEYELVGAFKISNTQLKLYAEAFEKLKANFQEVIIQKIPRAENQAVDELAKLASSLSPIVVTQPIEQVSLVAHVDRMEGFTFPSDWRTAMVGFLRLGATPSDREEARLLRRRTDRFTLVGGQLYKKAFSRPLLKCVGSEDANYILQEVHQASCRGHLGSRSLARKILLVGYFWLTLQEDVARAVANCLSCQKYHHLSHRTTEEMKASTMSCPFDQWGMDIVGPFPMTTRQCKFLFVTLDHIGGNWVGELPGVLWVIRTTPKEGTGVTPFHLVYGGEAVVLVEVKIESNRIQHYSEDNTEWRLLELDLVDKTHDKAAVRLMAHRQRMRQNYNRQVISRSFQVDDLMWKKVKPVGDVTKLEALWARPFKVMEKLRSGAYCLEDEDGR; this comes from the exons ATGGCCTTCGAAGAACTTAAAGCATATCTGAGCTCACTACCTGTACTAGCTAAGCCTACTGCCGGTGAATCGCTCCGGATCTATTTATCTTCGACCGAGCACGCTGTCGGCTCGGCGCTGGTTCGGCAGAATGGCAAAGAACAGCCAGtgtacttcttgagtcatatattaaaggacgctgaatctcgctatacCAGTCTCGAGAAGTTCGTATTTGCATTggtactcgccgctcggaggcttcgtccttatttccttgcTCACACTATCGATGTGATGACCAACAGCCCGCTAGGAAGAGTCTTGCTTAACCCAAAGGTGTCCggtcggttgatcaaatggaccacggagcTCAGCGAGTTCGGCATCCAATATCATCCCCGAACGGCTGTCAAGACGcagtccttggccgattttgtcaCGAAAGTACAAAACCCTGAACCTAACTCGATCTGGAAAGTATAcatggatgggtcgtccacctgGCAGGGTAGTGGGATTGGCATACTACTTATCTCCCCACAAGAAGAGCGGGTGCAGTTGTCCGTTCGACTAGAGTACTGGGCAACTAACAACGAAGCTGAGTATGAG CTGGTTGGGGCATTCAAGATCAGTAATACGCAGCTCAAGTTGTACgccgaagccttcgaaaagctgaaGGCAAACTTTCAGGAGGTAATcatccagaagatcccccgagcagaGAACCAAGCAGTGGACGAGCTGGCCAAATTAGCGAGCTCACTCTCGCCGATCGTTGTTACTCAGCcgattgagcaagtatccttggtggcgcacgtcgatcggatggaggggttCACTTTCCCTAGCGATTGGAGAACGGCCATGGTAGGGTTTCTACGATTAGGAGCTACGCCGTCTGATCGGGAGGAAGCTCGCTTATTGAGAAGAAGAACCGATCGTTTCACCCTAGTCGGGggccagctctacaagaaggccttctccaggCCATTGCTTAAATGTGTCGGATCGGAGGACGCCAACTATATACTGCAAGAAGTACACCAAGCCTCCTGTAGAGGGCATCTGGGCAGTCGGTCGCTAGCGAGGAAGATTTTGTTGGTCGGGTACTTCTGGTTGACTCTACAAGAAGATGTCGCTCGGGCAGTAGCTAACTGtctgtcctgccagaagtaccaccacCTCTCCCACCGAACGACTGAAGAGATGAAGGCTTCCACTATGTCATGcccattcgaccagtggggcatggatattgtgggacccttTCCCATGACGACCAGGCAGTGCAAGTTTTTGTTCGTCacg CTCGACCACATCGGAGGGAACTGGGTGGGCGAGCTCCCCGGCGTGTTATGGGTgatccgcacgacccctaaggaagGCACAGGGGTAACcccgttccacctggtgtacggcggtgaagcggtcgTCCTGGTCGAGGTCAAAATAGAATCCAATCGAATACAACACTACAGCGAAGACAACACCGAATGGAGGCTTCTAGAGTTAGACTTGGTGGATAAGACGCATGACAAAGCAGCTGTTCGGCTGATGGCTcatagacagaggatgagacagaactacaaTCGACAAGTGATCTCGAGGTCGTTCCAGGTCGATGACCTCATGTGGAAGaaggtaaagccggtcggcgacgtcactaAACTAGAAGCTCTGTGGGCTAGACCATTCAAAGTCATGGAGAAGCTCCGCTCTGGTGCCTACTGCctagaggatgaagacgggcggtaA